A genome region from Leptodactylus fuscus isolate aLepFus1 chromosome 6, aLepFus1.hap2, whole genome shotgun sequence includes the following:
- the LOC142209133 gene encoding opioid growth factor receptor-like, protein MSVSSLLPAVGHSQTTYNPPLSYIRFHTRFPRSIPSGDLQMYRHRYPPNDKTLSLTPNLDFYKNREPFQPNGVYIEEILFNWKYDILEMNHSYIQWLFPLQKPGRNSRAKPLTMYEIQIMKQDQEVRRRFLAAYRLMLGFYGIVLQDCETGMVTRAKNWKERFHNLNIHSHNNLRITRILKCLGEMGFEHFQAPLVQFFLEETLRNNNLPNVERSVLDYFMFTIKNTREHRALMQWIQFISVNKRKKNLAVEAPVVPIVTAYTINRS, encoded by the exons ATGTCAGTTTCTTCCTTATTACCAGCAGTGGGACACTCACAAACAACCTACAATCCACCGTTGTCTTACATCAGG TTCCATACAAGGTTTCCAAGATCCATTCCATCAGGGGACCTTCAGATGTACAGACACAGATACCCACCAAAC GATAAGACTTTAAGCCTTACACCAAATCTGGATTTTTATAAAAACAGGGAGCCCTTCCAGCCAAATG GAGTATACATTGAGGAGATACTTTTTAACTGGAAGTATGACATATTGGAGATGAATCATTCCTACATCCAATG GCTTTTTCCACTACAGAAACCAGGGAGAAATTCAAGAGCTAAACCACTGACCATGTATGAAATCCAG ATCATGAAGCAAGACCAAGAAGTCAGGAGGAGGTTTCTTGCTGCATACAGGCTCATGCTGGGATTTTATGGCATCGTACTCCAGGACTGTGAGACTGGGATGGTGACAAGGGCAAAGAACTGGAAGGAGAGATTTCATAATTTGAACAT TCACAGCCACAACAATTTGCGGATCACCCGGATACTCAAGTGTTTAGGGGAGATGGGCTTTGAACACTTCCAGGCCCCCTTGGTACAGTTTTTCCTGGAGGAGACCTTGCGCAACAACAACTTACCCAATGTGGAAAGGAGCGTACTAGACTATTTCATGTTCACAATAAAGAACACGCGGGAGCACAGGGCACTGATGCAATGGATTCAATTCATCAGTGtgaacaagagaaaaaaaaaccttgcagttGAGGCACCTGTAGTGCCCATAGTCACAGCATATACAATAAACAGGTCATGA